A region of Pirellulales bacterium DNA encodes the following proteins:
- the rpsG gene encoding 30S ribosomal protein S7 yields MGRITASRKSLAPDPRYGSLLASKFINCLMHDGKKSTGQRVFYGALDIVRDKVKDVEPIDVFTQAVSNVKPEVEVRSKRVGGAAYQVPMQVNRNRQQSLAIRWILLAVREKKGRPMHEKLAEEFVAAFHREGAAVSRRENVHRMADANKAFAHFAW; encoded by the coding sequence ATGGGTCGTATTACTGCCAGCCGTAAATCGCTCGCTCCTGATCCGCGTTACGGCTCGCTGCTGGCCTCGAAATTCATTAATTGCCTGATGCACGACGGCAAGAAGAGCACCGGCCAACGGGTCTTCTACGGGGCGCTCGACATCGTCCGGGATAAGGTGAAGGATGTCGAGCCGATTGACGTCTTCACGCAGGCCGTGAGCAACGTCAAGCCCGAGGTCGAGGTTCGCTCGAAGCGCGTGGGTGGTGCCGCTTACCAGGTGCCGATGCAAGTGAACCGCAATCGCCAGCAATCGTTGGCCATTCGCTGGATTCTGCTGGCGGTGCGTGAGAAGAAGGGGCGCCCCATGCACGAGAAGCTGGCCGAAGAATTCGTGGCTGCGTTCCACCGCGAAGGTGCGGCCGTTTCGCGTCGCGAGAACGTTCACCGCATGGCCGATGCCAACAAGGCGTTCGCGCACTTCGCCTGGTAA
- the fusA gene encoding elongation factor G, with protein MARQLTQLRNIGIIAHIDAGKTTLTERMLFYSGATHRMGDVDRGNTVTDYDPEEQERGITINSACVTFQWRDVVVNLIDTPGHVDFTAEVERSLRVLDGGVVVFSAREGVEAQSETVWRQADHYQVPRVAFINKMDREGADFFGTFDEIRKRLEGNPLAIQIPIGVGPPHMPEAFRGVIDLVRMKMLTFVKESQGSEVVEHDIPEDLHAEAELWRGQMLDQLFDYSNELGELLLAEEPVPEELIRSVIRSATIHSLVVPVLCGSALDHAGVQPVLDAVAYYLPSPADKPAVEGTDPKKPDRTLSRKPATDEPFCGLVFKIQADKHGDLHYIRVYSGELKGNTRAYNPRTDKKENVSQLWHIQADRREQVERVEAGDIVGIIGLRNSVTGDTLCDPKEPILLESIAFPETVISMAIEPESSAERKKLSDALDMLKRQDPTFRAQESEETGQTLISGMGELHLEVIKHRLLRDFKLNVRVHKPRVSYRETVQKSVEATGECHQAVSGQQLFAKVRIRVEPFEGDVPVMVTTAAGDSIPPDFLGPVLEVLTQQGEGGGSLGYPLMKVKITVVGGEAREGESNELAFRRAAADAFHKALAAAGIVLLEPIMKLEIVTPEEYMGDFVSDLQQRRATITHTFNRGRNTVIEAEAPLATLFGYSGAMRGLSQGRASASLSPAHYGAAPAAVLDSFL; from the coding sequence ATGGCGCGACAACTCACCCAACTTCGCAATATCGGCATCATCGCACACATCGATGCCGGCAAGACGACGCTCACCGAGCGGATGTTGTTCTACAGCGGCGCCACGCATCGTATGGGTGATGTGGACCGCGGCAACACCGTGACGGACTACGATCCGGAAGAGCAAGAACGCGGCATTACGATCAATTCGGCCTGCGTCACGTTTCAGTGGCGGGACGTGGTCGTCAACCTGATCGATACGCCCGGGCACGTTGACTTCACGGCCGAGGTCGAGCGCAGCTTGCGCGTGCTGGACGGGGGCGTGGTGGTCTTTAGCGCCCGCGAAGGGGTCGAAGCGCAAAGCGAAACCGTGTGGCGGCAGGCGGATCACTACCAGGTGCCGCGCGTGGCGTTCATCAACAAGATGGACCGCGAAGGGGCCGATTTTTTTGGCACTTTCGACGAGATTCGCAAGCGGCTGGAAGGCAACCCGCTGGCGATCCAGATTCCGATCGGCGTCGGCCCGCCGCACATGCCCGAGGCCTTTCGCGGCGTGATCGACCTGGTGCGCATGAAAATGCTCACGTTCGTCAAAGAGAGCCAGGGGTCCGAAGTCGTCGAGCACGACATCCCCGAAGATTTGCACGCCGAAGCCGAACTGTGGCGCGGGCAGATGCTCGATCAGCTCTTCGATTACTCGAACGAGTTGGGCGAGTTGTTGCTGGCCGAAGAGCCCGTTCCCGAGGAATTGATCCGCAGTGTGATTCGCTCGGCCACGATTCACAGCCTGGTCGTGCCGGTGTTGTGTGGCTCGGCACTGGATCATGCGGGCGTGCAGCCGGTGCTGGACGCGGTCGCTTATTACCTTCCCAGTCCGGCTGACAAGCCGGCGGTCGAGGGAACGGACCCGAAGAAGCCGGATCGTACGTTGTCGCGCAAGCCAGCGACGGACGAGCCTTTTTGCGGCCTGGTTTTCAAAATTCAGGCCGACAAACATGGCGACCTGCACTACATACGGGTCTATTCCGGCGAGCTAAAGGGAAACACCCGCGCTTACAATCCACGCACCGACAAGAAAGAAAACGTCAGCCAGTTGTGGCACATTCAGGCCGACCGGCGCGAACAGGTCGAGCGTGTCGAGGCGGGTGACATCGTCGGCATCATCGGCCTGCGCAACTCGGTGACCGGCGACACGTTGTGCGATCCGAAAGAGCCGATCCTGCTGGAATCGATTGCCTTCCCCGAAACCGTGATCTCGATGGCGATCGAGCCCGAGAGTTCGGCCGAGCGTAAAAAGCTCTCCGACGCGCTCGATATGCTGAAGCGGCAGGACCCCACGTTCCGCGCCCAGGAAAGCGAAGAGACGGGTCAGACCCTGATCAGCGGCATGGGCGAGTTGCACCTGGAAGTGATCAAGCACCGGCTGCTGCGCGACTTCAAATTGAATGTGCGCGTCCATAAGCCGCGAGTCAGCTATCGCGAGACGGTGCAAAAATCGGTTGAAGCAACGGGCGAATGTCACCAGGCTGTGAGCGGGCAGCAACTTTTCGCCAAGGTGCGCATCCGCGTCGAGCCCTTCGAAGGGGACGTGCCCGTCATGGTCACGACCGCGGCCGGCGATTCGATTCCGCCCGATTTTCTGGGGCCGGTGCTCGAGGTTTTGACGCAGCAAGGCGAAGGGGGCGGGTCGCTCGGCTATCCCCTGATGAAGGTGAAAATCACGGTCGTGGGGGGCGAAGCCCGCGAAGGAGAATCGAACGAGCTGGCGTTTCGCCGTGCCGCGGCGGATGCCTTTCACAAGGCGCTGGCGGCCGCGGGGATCGTGCTTTTGGAGCCGATCATGAAGCTGGAAATCGTGACGCCAGAAGAATATATGGGCGATTTCGTCTCCGATCTGCAGCAGCGTCGGGCGACCATCACCCACACGTTCAATCGCGGTCGCAATACCGTGATCGAGGCCGAGGCGCCGCTGGCGACGCTGTTCGGCTACTCGGGCGCCATGCGTGGATTGAGCCAGGGGCGGGCGTCAGCGTCACTTTCGCCCGCGCATTACGGAGCGGCGCCGGCGGCGGTGCTGGACTCGTTCTTGTAG
- the rpsJ gene encoding 30S ribosomal protein S10, whose product MAGHSNETIRIRMEAYDHSVLDQSAAEIVDTAKRTGSEVHGPIPLPTRIERYTVLSGPHIDKKARQQFEIRTHKRLIDIVQSTAKTIEALNKLSLPAGVDIKIKASSRH is encoded by the coding sequence GTGGCTGGTCATTCGAACGAGACGATTCGCATCAGAATGGAAGCGTATGACCATTCAGTCCTCGATCAAAGTGCGGCGGAAATCGTCGACACGGCGAAGCGCACTGGTTCGGAAGTACACGGCCCGATTCCGCTGCCTACGCGGATTGAGCGTTACACGGTGTTGTCCGGACCGCATATTGATAAGAAAGCGCGTCAGCAGTTCGAAATTCGAACTCACAAGCGCTTGATTGATATCGTGCAGTCGACAGCTAAGACGATCGAGGCATTGAACAAGCTGAGTCTGCCCGCTGGGGTGGATATCAAGATCAAGGCGTCGAGCCGCCACTAA
- the rplC gene encoding 50S ribosomal protein L3, translated as MTQIFDESGKVVPVTVIEAGPCRVLQIRTADRDGYEAVQVGFGDKPRRLASRSQRGHVARLESKRSKRLSAAGAELAPKPDCEPQRFVREFRGAVSDATIGQELKVDVFADVKSVDVTGISKGRGTAGVMKRHGFSGQRATHGVKKVHRHAGSTGCNTFPARVFKGRRMAGRYGAEQNTVRNLKVAGVDLENNLLLVRGAIPGPNGGFVVIRQTNIL; from the coding sequence ATGACGCAAATTTTTGACGAGTCCGGGAAAGTGGTCCCGGTAACCGTGATCGAGGCCGGCCCCTGCCGCGTCCTGCAGATCCGCACCGCTGACCGCGACGGCTATGAGGCCGTGCAGGTCGGTTTTGGTGATAAGCCTCGTCGTTTGGCCAGTCGCAGCCAGCGTGGTCATGTCGCCCGACTCGAAAGCAAGCGCAGTAAGCGGCTCTCTGCCGCGGGGGCCGAATTGGCTCCCAAGCCGGACTGCGAACCCCAGCGTTTCGTTCGCGAATTTCGCGGCGCTGTTTCTGATGCCACGATCGGCCAAGAGTTGAAGGTTGACGTGTTCGCCGATGTGAAGTCGGTCGATGTCACGGGCATCTCGAAGGGGCGTGGTACCGCGGGTGTCATGAAGCGACACGGCTTCAGCGGCCAGCGCGCGACGCACGGCGTGAAGAAAGTGCATCGTCACGCAGGTTCGACTGGATGCAATACGTTCCCAGCCCGCGTTTTCAAAGGTCGCCGGATGGCTGGCCGCTACGGTGCCGAGCAGAATACCGTCCGCAACCTGAAAGTGGCGGGCGTGGACTTGGAAAACAACTTGTTGTTGGTGCGTGGCGCGATCCCGGGCCCCAATGGCGGCTTCGTCGTGATTCGCCAGACCAATATCCTGTAG